One genomic region from Leptospira tipperaryensis encodes:
- a CDS encoding LIMLP_16025 family protein: MEKNKLNDIINAGIGAVQTSREIFDKLVDDLNDGKEKIEERFDQLKAQGEKDMSENALKLKVNLAWGLVRFEEIRDNILNHFIKK; the protein is encoded by the coding sequence ATGGAAAAAAACAAATTAAACGACATAATCAACGCAGGGATCGGCGCAGTCCAAACCTCACGCGAGATTTTCGACAAACTAGTAGATGATTTAAACGATGGAAAGGAAAAGATCGAAGAAAGATTCGATCAGCTCAAAGCTCAGGGTGAAAAGGACATGAGCGAGAACGCCCTCAAATTGAAAGTAAATCTTGCTTGGGGATTGGTTCGGTTCGAAGAGATCCGAGACAACATTCTGAATCATTTCATTAAGAAATAA
- a CDS encoding penicillin-binding transpeptidase domain-containing protein codes for MRWSKILFLTLWSLVSAGEIHSKEITLFSHFIDSSPSITGEGILLKQNFTPASTFKYWIALFLIEKNLVYPSFQKVSSEKHIPHTPRALNLREAMLYSSNSFFLSFLEEDSKRYEEFQDFLIRIGFVTEVYKSPFLNRKNLYLSPSIQKSPEAQHNFFVSFLKDEGRSRGISSKTFQFWKESAYWSECDSQNSKVFGKTGSLGGAFWFLGFLEKKQSVWERWTKDLPKEYSVITVLQTGEGSSREGAIRSFYRTAGCENEIENVLKRISE; via the coding sequence TTGCGCTGGAGCAAAATTCTATTTCTTACTCTCTGGTCTTTAGTTTCCGCCGGAGAGATTCATTCCAAGGAAATTACACTATTCTCACACTTCATTGATTCCTCTCCCTCCATCACAGGGGAGGGGATTCTTCTCAAGCAAAACTTCACACCTGCCTCCACTTTTAAATACTGGATCGCTCTTTTTCTAATCGAAAAGAATTTGGTTTATCCTAGTTTTCAAAAAGTAAGTTCCGAAAAACACATTCCTCATACTCCCCGCGCTCTGAATCTCCGAGAAGCGATGTTGTATTCTTCCAATTCTTTTTTTCTTTCGTTCTTGGAAGAAGATTCGAAACGTTATGAAGAATTTCAGGATTTTCTAATACGAATCGGATTTGTTACGGAAGTTTATAAAAGTCCGTTTTTGAATCGGAAGAATCTTTATCTTTCTCCTTCGATCCAAAAATCTCCGGAAGCACAACATAACTTTTTTGTTTCATTCTTAAAAGACGAAGGTCGTTCGAGAGGTATTTCTTCAAAGACGTTTCAGTTTTGGAAGGAATCCGCTTATTGGTCCGAATGCGATTCTCAAAATTCGAAAGTATTCGGAAAGACCGGATCTCTCGGTGGAGCGTTTTGGTTTTTGGGTTTTTTAGAAAAGAAACAAAGTGTTTGGGAACGTTGGACGAAAGATCTTCCAAAAGAATATTCAGTGATTACCGTTTTGCAAACCGGAGAAGGATCTTCGAGAGAAGGGGCGATTCGTTCTTTTTATCGGACCGCGGGTTGTGAGAACGAAATCGAAAACGTTTTGAAAAGAATCTCGGAGTGA
- the sixA gene encoding phosphohistidine phosphatase SixA: protein MKIIIARHGEAEPNSPDGTDRSRPLTKKGIADVQKMARFFQVGFKVTKIYHSPYLRTTDTAKIYTDILHPEQETESLDYLEAGQDMSRVCPLIKGLSNSDTILIVGHSPDVSIFAEKLLGISGVGKSFLFSPGSALAVNVPREKFLDGQIIWFLCPDFLC, encoded by the coding sequence ATGAAGATAATTATCGCAAGACACGGAGAAGCGGAACCGAATTCTCCTGACGGCACAGACCGATCTAGACCTCTTACAAAGAAGGGAATCGCCGACGTTCAAAAGATGGCGCGTTTCTTTCAGGTCGGATTTAAAGTTACAAAAATTTATCACAGTCCTTATCTCAGAACAACGGACACCGCAAAAATTTATACGGACATTCTTCATCCGGAACAAGAAACGGAATCTTTAGACTATTTAGAAGCGGGACAAGATATGTCTCGAGTTTGTCCGTTGATCAAAGGTCTTTCCAATTCGGATACGATTTTGATCGTTGGTCATAGTCCCGACGTTTCCATCTTTGCCGAAAAACTTTTAGGCATCAGCGGCGTTGGTAAAAGTTTTCTTTTTTCTCCGGGTTCCGCGTTGGCAGTGAACGTACCGAGAGAGAAATTTCTGGACGGACAAATCATCTGGTTTCTTTGTCCCGATTTTCTCTGTTAA
- a CDS encoding ABC transporter ATP-binding protein, with protein sequence MSEFAIEIDSIQKKYKEQNALKGISFRVPKGSVFGLLGPNGAGKTSLVRILMGFSKQTAGSFHLFGLPFSPVLRKRIGYLPEKVSIPGFLTGEEFLTFNGKLAGIRSSEIQKKSKALLEKTGIADAGSKKIAGYSKGMLQRLGLASALIGDPELLILDEPGSGLDPKGYIDFRETLVEENKTKGTTVLLNSHRLLEVEKVCHEIGILNLGTLAAIGPLESLKEGKNRILVKVESVSSELDSYIRKISSEQKITENQIEFLPTNEIDLRKIPAELVALGANILKYERITESLEEVFLRVTGGNHE encoded by the coding sequence ATGTCCGAATTTGCAATTGAAATCGATTCGATACAAAAAAAATACAAAGAACAAAACGCTCTCAAAGGAATTTCCTTCCGAGTACCTAAGGGATCCGTCTTCGGACTTTTGGGTCCGAACGGCGCCGGTAAAACCAGCTTGGTCCGAATCCTCATGGGATTTTCCAAACAAACCGCAGGAAGCTTTCATCTATTTGGACTTCCTTTTTCACCGGTCCTTCGTAAAAGAATCGGATATCTCCCCGAAAAAGTTTCGATTCCCGGCTTTTTGACAGGCGAAGAATTTCTAACGTTCAATGGAAAGTTAGCCGGAATCCGGAGCTCCGAGATTCAAAAAAAGTCTAAGGCCCTTTTGGAAAAAACGGGAATCGCCGACGCGGGATCCAAAAAGATCGCTGGTTATTCCAAAGGAATGTTACAAAGGCTCGGACTCGCATCCGCTCTGATCGGCGATCCTGAACTTTTGATTTTGGACGAACCGGGTTCCGGACTGGATCCGAAAGGTTATATCGATTTCAGGGAAACCCTCGTGGAGGAAAACAAAACAAAGGGAACTACCGTATTACTAAATTCTCATAGACTTTTGGAAGTGGAAAAAGTCTGTCATGAGATCGGAATTCTCAATCTCGGAACTCTCGCCGCGATCGGTCCGCTCGAATCCTTGAAAGAGGGAAAGAATCGAATTCTTGTAAAAGTGGAATCCGTTTCATCGGAGTTGGATTCTTATATCCGTAAAATTTCTTCGGAACAAAAAATTACGGAGAATCAGATCGAATTCCTTCCTACGAACGAAATCGATCTCAGAAAAATTCCGGCGGAACTCGTAGCGCTTGGAGCCAACATCCTAAAGTATGAAAGAATCACGGAATCCTTGGAAGAAGTTTTCCTAAGAGTGACCGGAGGAAATCATGAGTAA